In Esox lucius isolate fEsoLuc1 chromosome 6, fEsoLuc1.pri, whole genome shotgun sequence, the following proteins share a genomic window:
- the nrbf2b gene encoding nuclear receptor-binding factor 2b, with protein MSCLLVKNMEVVDSPLNLAHQQSRKADRLLAAGKYEEAISCHGTAVELLRDAMKLTECEQACLSMELQRDSHVKQQRLIQEKWKRARREGKPRVLQSHPSTDQPPVPGLHLSAEPSIPGPHPTAEPPRDTEREYDTWLYLLKNKGSAPPPAPCAGSKAQKDDKTRLEEQQTTIDNLRRLVEHLMGENEKLAQENERLSVENARLKRDAADTDLLEKSELWVVPQPQERKKDIPIPNLPPLEMPTQDISLEDLPALELPEDIQHELQELLEQDNQL; from the exons ATGTCGTGTCTACTGGTGAAGAATATGGAGGTTGTGGACAGTCCCCTTAACCTC GCCCATCAGCAGTCCAGGAAGGCAGACCGTTTGCTGGCGGCTGGTAAATATGAAGAAGCTATCTCCTGCCATGGGACTGCTGTAG AGCTCCTGAGGGATGCCATGAAGCTGACAGAGTGTGAACAG GCATGTCTGTCCATGGAGCTTCAGAGAGACAGCCACGTTAAGCAGCAGCGGCTGATCCAGGAGAAATGGAAGCGGGCCAGGCGAGAGGGCAAACCCAGAGTCCTCCAGAGCCACCCCTCCACAGACCAGCCCCCCGTCCCGGGACTCCACCTCTCCGCGGAGCCCTCCATCCCTGGACCCCACCCCACCGCGGAGCCCCCACgtgacacagagagggagtaCGATACCTGGCTCTACCTCCTGAAGAACAAGGGCTCTGCCCCTCCGCCCGCACCCTGTGCCGGCAGCAAGGCCCAGAAAGACGACAAGACGCGTCTGGAGGAGCAACAGACCACCATTGACAACCTGCGGCGCCTGGTGGAACACCTGATGGGCGAGAATGAGAAACTGGCCCAGGAGAACGAGCGTCTGTCGGTGGAGAACGCTCGGCTGAAGAGGGACGCGGCGGACACGGACCTACTGGAGAAGTCGGAGCTGTGGGTGGTTCCCcagccccaggaaaggaagaagGACATCCCCATCCCTAACCTGCCCCCTCTGGAGATGCCCACACAGGACATCTCTCTGGAAGACCTGCCAGCGCTGGAACTCCCCGAAGACATCCAGCATGAACTGCAGGAGCTCCTGGAGCAAGACAATCAGCTGTGA